A part of Halobacillus shinanisalinarum genomic DNA contains:
- a CDS encoding YneB family resolvase-like protein has product MKAVLYCRVSTAKEAQVSSLKRQRSELMMMAEHQSFEVADCIEEQASGYDIEREGIFRLLNHFSSGKADVLIIQDETRLGRGNTKIALFHQLQKLGVRIYSLSHEGELQLSESDSMVLQIVGIVEEYQRKIHNMKIRRGMKKAVEKGYDPSKNLSNQHLAPGRERVDFPVEEVVRLRNNKLTFNEIAATLRGLGYDVSKATVHRRYQEFVTLEKQQKNR; this is encoded by the coding sequence ATGAAGGCGGTTTTATATTGCCGTGTAAGCACGGCGAAAGAAGCACAAGTTTCATCATTAAAAAGACAGCGGAGCGAATTAATGATGATGGCCGAACATCAATCTTTTGAAGTGGCAGACTGTATTGAAGAACAAGCGAGCGGATATGATATTGAACGTGAAGGGATCTTCCGCTTGCTGAACCATTTTTCAAGTGGAAAAGCAGATGTGCTTATTATTCAAGATGAGACGAGGTTAGGCCGTGGAAACACCAAGATTGCACTTTTCCATCAACTTCAAAAGCTGGGTGTTCGCATTTATTCGTTGTCACACGAAGGCGAACTGCAACTTTCCGAATCTGATTCGATGGTGTTACAGATTGTAGGGATTGTGGAAGAGTACCAGCGCAAAATACATAATATGAAGATTAGGCGAGGAATGAAGAAGGCTGTTGAGAAGGGATATGATCCATCTAAGAACTTATCGAATCAACATCTTGCCCCTGGCAGAGAACGGGTTGATTTTCCAGTTGAAGAAGTCGTCCGTTTAAGAAATAATAAACTAACCTTTAACGAAATCGCAGCGACTCTAAGGGGACTAGGTTACGATGTTTCTAAAGCTACGGTCCATCGTCGGTATCAAGAGTTCGTTACACTTGAAAAACAACAGAAAAATAGGTAA
- a CDS encoding DUF896 domain-containing protein produces the protein MLADEKLKRINELANKAKAEGLNKAEKTEQQELRQEYLKNVRKSFKNQLKGMTVVDPNGNDVTPKKLKEMQENEKKH, from the coding sequence ATGTTAGCAGATGAAAAACTAAAACGGATTAATGAATTAGCTAATAAAGCTAAAGCTGAAGGTTTAAATAAAGCTGAAAAAACGGAGCAGCAAGAACTTCGTCAAGAATATTTAAAGAATGTTCGTAAATCCTTTAAAAATCAGTTGAAAGGTATGACTGTTGTAGACCCAAATGGGAATGACGTTACACCTAAAAAACTGAAAGAAATGCAGGAAAATGAGAAAAAACACTAA